From one Mya arenaria isolate MELC-2E11 chromosome 4, ASM2691426v1 genomic stretch:
- the LOC128230418 gene encoding uncharacterized protein LOC128230418 isoform X5: protein MAAKLLGERLPPQWSYGVTRDGRIFFIDDQSRQTTWVHPLTGEPVQTGYSTLPDLPAGWEQALTIDGTVYYLDHNRRVTTFDHPITGQPLMKSGDRFGTLISPGMGGPARKGSGKARGIKTPSAARGENSKVILRGWLQKQDSGALKLWKKKWCVLADFGLFFYKDEGESNCIGSILLPSYDIKQCKANEVNKKFAFKAEHENMKTFYFAADNQVEMDKWVEALRMASLVQRAPGSGHLPKLIPKSPIMSWDDDVDSPGISPPDMQQYPFSGNHGETSKRRGPDMDSSFQDRQSLQPSLNLQNYGDPYQGQGQQNDYRPGNGFGTFPRNDRGQGQGPRSTNGYGPSDPRYPPDRMDRNRGSQRSNLSQGHSVHDDQRSMSSQRSNQYPSNTMPRNMRPNQFDNSVRPNQLDSSMRSVGSQRSQGYNSLPRDSRSQLGPPIEGQDRPYGHSSPRQPPPNQTAMKGKEDNPYMMMTPHSQQRNERKMDPLKHSNRPLPQEPPPEPLKEKGRSGGGDYASLTRIREKWPNQQLSDRPGVEAPIDREEDQPVLSPTQQRRPDLYVDVPHTYVNVYDESQVRNRDQPPELPSRPPLPVEMRPKLVEDIASSRSPNTQKEMLMAERNLETRMQQPSFFNYPTPTRESLPAFPQNQDSPRSQYSQRSQRSNEQRSQQPSLPQRPDLGGVSSLPENQGHYNVNDPYIKPQHSHMYDHKDSAMLSGHLDGSDATLTNEDERNDKISEFYGLGKYNPKNADNRKDKNRFMSDMDVRANTLPSQPISGVTGEKDFRLRSLPDHVQSMPALYHEQQPLSIVVSDRNQVINSYMNLTPNTSHVSEDPSMSRSDENTERKSAFRRLSSSGSNSLQRIPSGDMGSMSSGYPSLGHSGDYSKSQRYPDQEYIQPQKAMPASSQMSQNKYPWKQDTQQRKPNGPVAPGFTGGQGQKGKRSAAPIQTVKEEPDMPDSQVLQTDLPKRNFLLDGPRLRMSISATDLLGKTHDELVLLLIQLRRDKADLTEQRDSIRKINEQNRPAEFYYRKMLEEGRAMDGEKEAQHRQYQDTKHKLEDVEKKLEVYKPLVNLVCNMVTMGSLYGGDNFMLATEYRKHLLSPEQYSPPKKMLEFSRRNQEEQIVKGIEEDVRHLTEEQADLESKELEEKLERLYSLDRVMQDQSFQVTSLKEDREMLEKALGGLLKKQDQHCTNPRELDVLIQQQKTIERELSRVLQQLAEASKELEETTAENNKLEHEVALLRSKVHGNVSRSKSAPALSSESLRTKMKMEKDLARVKNIMAGLSQEGARLQEMISTLKKPRPGEPGIASSQGQDQQDSGRQQGREGSTYFETDLDSGESKDLGQVTALLASFPRAGQSPGISSPPSSVEQGTSAFRTVSPSSRDVERTFHASPVQASPVHASPVRASPVQATIQAATQQQLETNVEMDGSPNQWDIGDADDNTKRFFGLIPKNLPKQQTVRDVKRNAEARKKKEDDPPPLRVGVIPSDYSDSVNHVYENLPQQKTAPADDTEEKKPWAPSVNTDVANPSGTQRRRSNLHLMTPKPFSLNSKPTPFTSVYTSFSTASQILPQTDAPLLNHNTQLSQSQPSFETMNFEKSQSNATYKPTEPIKMQHTNKTPPPPPVRDSSRYRTSEVNPQSFQDLFAKSPTNRNFDPPVPSILKKGKNNRALNKGRYMTISSSEPVKLEKSSPQSPKLHSQAGDLISSMDVPDIVKSSRARDEQIDERTIEREILYFPEKVTIPERYMPDSDDESVTEDEKAARREKADKIKRILTQQSHYRYPPLERSLPVTARREQGGRGGARESGARKREARAAARYQPGACRTGQTQVTAVRSVFWPGLSVGRRGQAQPTSKT, encoded by the exons ATGGCTGCCAAATTATTAGGGGAGCGCCTTCCTCCTCAATGGAGTTATGGAGTAACAAGAGATGGAAGAATATTCTTTATTGA TGACCAGTCCCGACAGACAACCTGGGTTCACCCTTTAACTGGAGAACCAGTCCAGACTGGCTACTCAACACTTCCTG atctACCAGCTGGCTGGGAGCAGGCGCTTACCATCGATGGTACAGTGTATTACCTAGA TCACAACCGGCGTGTAACAACATTTGACCACCCAATCACAGGGCAGCCCCTCATGAAAAGTGGGGACAGGTTTGGGACTCTGATTAGCCCGGGAATGGGTGGCCCTGCTCGCAAGGGGAGTGGAAAGGCTCGTGGCATTAAGACCCCATCGGCAGCCCGCGGTGAAAACTCAAAGGTCATTCTGCGAGGGTGGCTCCAGAAACAG GATAGTGGAGCTTTAAAACTGTGGAAAAAGAAATGGTGTGTGTTAGCAGACTTTGGCCTGTTCTTCTACAAGGACGAGGGTGAGTCCAACTGTATAGGCTCTATCCTGCTGCCCAGCTATGACATCAAACAGTGCAAGGCCAACGAAGTGAACAAGAAATTCGCCTTCAAGGCCGAGCATGAAAACATGAAGACGTTTTACTTTGCTGCGGATAACCAGGTGGAAATGGACAAATGGGTTGAGGCTCTCAGAATGGCCTCACTGGTTCAGAGGGCCCCAGG gtCAGGACACTTGCCAAAGCTGATCCCTAAATCACCGATCATGAGCTGGGATGATGATGTAGACAGTCCTGGTATTTCCCCGCCAGATATGCAACAGTACCCATTCTCTGGTAACCATGGTGAGACATCTAAACGCAGGGGGCCAGACATGGACTCTAGCTTCCAGGACAGGCAGTCATTACAGCCTAGCCTAAACCTCCAGAATTATGGGGACCCATACCAAGGTCAAGGCCAACAAAATGACTACAGACCTGGTAATGGGTTTGGGACATTCCCACGCAACGATAGAGGGCAGGGTCAAGGACCCAGGTCCACTAATGGTTATGGACCAAGTGACCCGAGATACCCTCCTGATAGAATGGACAGAAACAGAGGGTCTCAGAGGTCAAATCTTAGCCAAGGTCACAGTGTGCACGATGACCAAAGATCAATGTCAAGTCAAAGATCAAATCAATACCCATCAAATACAATGCCACGGAACATGAGGCCAAATCAGTTTGATAATAGTGTGAGGCCAAACCAGCTGGATTCGAGTATGAGAAGTGTAGGGTCACAGAGAAGTCAAGGTTACAACTCCCTGCCTAGAGACTCAAGGTCACAGTTAGGTCCTCCAATTGAGGGTCAGGACAGGCCATATGGGCACTCATCACCAAGACAACCACCCCCAAACCAAACTGCCATGAAGGGGAAGGAAGACAACCCCTACATGATGATGACCCCTCATAGCCAACAAAGAAATGAGAG GAAAATGGACCCCCTTAAACACAGTAACCGACCCCTACCACAGGAACCACCTCCGGAGCCGTTAAAAGAAAAAGGACGTTCAGGGGGAGGTGACTACGCAAGTCTCACACGCATTAGAGAAAAATGGCCCA ATCAGCAGTTGTCGGACAGACCAGGTGTTGAGGCCCCAATTGATCGTGAGGAAGACCAGCCTGTACTGTCACCAACCCAGCAGAGGAGGCCTGACCTTTACGTTGACGTCCCACATACGTACGTCAACGTGTACGACGAGTCACAAGTCAGGAACAGAG ACCAGCCCCCTGAGCTGCCGTCCCGCCCACCCCTGCCTGTAGAGATGAGACCCAAACTCGTAGAAGACATCGCCAGTTCTCGTTCTCCTAACACACAGAAGGAGATGCTTATGGCAGAACGCAACCTGGAAACCCGCATGCAACAGCCATCATTCTTCAATTACCCAACACCAACTCGTGAATCTCTCCCTGCTTTCCCGCAAAACCAG GACAGTCCACGGTCCCAGTATTCCCAAAGGTCACAGAGGTCAAATGAGCAAAGGTCACAGCAGCCCTCATTGCCACAGCGACCAG ATTTAGGTGGTGTGTCTAGTTTGCCAGAAAACCAAGGGCACTACAATGTGAATGACCCCTATATAAAACCACAACACAGCCACATGTATGACCATAAAGATAGTGCCATGCTCTCAGGTCACTTAGATGGAAGTGATGCCACTTTAACAAATGAAGATGAACGTAATGACAAAATCAGTGAGTTCTATGGTTTAGGAAAGTACAATCCAAAGAATGCAGACAATAGAAAAGACAAGAATCGATTCATGTCTGACATGGATGTGCGAGCGAACACTCTGCCATCTCAGCCAATATCAGGAGTGACAGGAGAGAAGGATTTCCGACTCAGAAGTCTACCTGACCACGTCCAGTCCATGCCTGCTTTGTACCATGAGCAGCAGCCCCTTTCGATAGTTGTATCTGACCGGAACCAGGTGATCAACAGTTACATGAACCTGACCCCTAACACCAGTCATGTGTCAGAGGACCCATCTATGAGCAGATCTGACGAGAATACGGAGAGAAAGTCTGCATTCCGACGCCTTTCCTCCTCCGGCAGCAATTCTCTCCAGCGCATTCCCAGTGGAGACATGGGGTCCATGTCCAGTGGCTACCCTAGTCTTGGTCACTCAGGAGATTACAGTAAATCACAGCGCTACCCTGATCAGGAATACATACAGCCTCAAAAGGCAATGCCTGCAAGCTCGCAGATGTCTCAGAATAaatatccatggaaacaag ATACACAACAAAGAAAGCCAAATGGCCCAGTGGCACCAGGCTTCACGGGCGGTCAAGGTCAGAAGGGTAAACGATCAGCTGCTCCTATACAGACTGTGAAGGAGGAGCCAGATATGCCAGACTCACAAGTCCTG CAAACAGATCTTCCGAAGCGTAACTTCCTGCTGGATGGTCCAAGACTAAGAATGAGTATATCAGCAACAGACCTGCTGGGAAAAACT CATGATGAGCTGGTACTGCTACTGATCCAGCTACGCCGTGACAAGGCCGACCTGACCGAGCAGCGTGATTCCATCAGGAAAATCAATGAGCAGAACAGACCTGCTGAGTTCTACTACAGGAAGAT GCTGGAGGAGGGTCGTGCTATGGATGGGGAGAAAGAGGCACAGCACCGGCAGTACCAGGATACGAAACACAAACTCGAGGATGTTGAGAAAAAG CTGGAGGTGTACAAGCCACTGGTAAACCTGGTATGTAACATGGTCACCATGGGCAGTCTGTACGGTGGCGACAACTTCATGCTTGCAACAGAATACAGGAAG CACTTGCTGTCCCCGGAGCAGTACTCTCCTCCAAAGAAGATGCTAGAGTTTTCACGGCGTAACCAGGAGGAGCAGATCGTTAAGGGGATAGAGGAAGATGTGAGGCACCTCACCGAGGAACAGGCTGACTTAGAG AGTAAAGAGTTGGAG GAGAAGCTGGAGCGGCTGTACAGTCTTGACCGAGTGATGCAGGACCAATCCTTCCAGGTCACCTCCCTCAAGGAGGACAGG GAGATGCTAGAGAAGGCGTTGGGCGGCCTGTTGAAGAAGCAGGACCAGCACTGCACGAACCCTCGTGAGCTGGACGTCCTTATACAGCAGCAGAAAACCATTGAGAGGGAACTCTCCCGTGTCCTTCAACAGCTGGCTGAGGCTTCCAAG GAGCTGGAGGAGACGACGGCTGAGAACAACAAGTTGGAACACGAAGTTGCCTTGCTCAGGTCCAAGGTGCACGGCAACGTCTCACGCAGCAAGAGTGCTCCTGCACTG TCGAGCGAGTCTCTGCGTACGAAGATGAAGATGGAGAAGGATCTTGCCCGGGTGAAGAACATCATGGCAGGGCTCTCCCAGGAAGGAGCCCGCCTTCAGGAGATGATCTCAACACTCAAGAAGCCCAGACCCGGAGAACCGGGCATAGCCTCAT CACAGGGACAGGATCAGCAGGACTCTGGGAGACAACAAGGCAGGGAGGGATCAACATACTTTGAGACAGACCTTGACTCTGGGGAATCAAAGGACCTTGGGCAGGTAACAGCCCTCCTTGCCTCATTTCCACGGGCAGGTCAGTCCCCGGGCATCAGCAGTCCACCTTCCAGTGTTGAGCAGGGGACCAGCGCATTCAGAACAGTG AGCCCATCAAGCCGAGATGTTGAGAGAACATTCCATGCCTCCCCTGTCCAGGCCTCCCCTGTCCATGCCTCCCCAGTGCGAGCCTCCCCTGTCCAGGCGACCATTCAGGCAGCCACCCAACAACAACTAGAG ACAAATGTGGAGATGGATGGCTCCCCCAACCAGTGGGACATCGGAGATGCCGACGACAACACCAAGAGATTCTTCG GGTTGATACCAAAGAATCTGCCAAAACAGCAAACTGTGAGAGATGTGAAGAGGAATGCTGAGGCCCGGAAAAAGAAGGAAGATG ATCCACCCCCGCTTCGTGTTGGCGTTATTCCCTCAGATTATAGTGACTCCGTCAACCATGTATATGAAAACCTTCCCCAGCAGAAGACAGCACCTGCAGATGATACAGAAGAGAAAAAGCCATGGGCACCATCTGTGAATACAGATGTGGCAAACCCCTCCGGCACTCAAAGAAGAAGATCTAATCTGCACTTAATGACTCCTAAACCTTTTTCTTTGAACAGTAAACCTACTCCTTTCACTAGTGTATATACATCTTTCTCTACTGCAAGCCAGATTCTTCCCCAAACAGATGCACCTTTACTTAATCATAATACTCAGTTAAGCCAATCACAGCCTTCATTTGAAACTATGAATTTTGAAAAGAGCCAATCAAACGCAACTTATAAACCCACAGAGCCAATCAAAATGCAGCATACAAACAAGACCCCACCTCCTCCACCAGTGAGAGACTCCAGTAGATATAGAACATCTGAGGTGAATCCACAGAGTTTCCAGGACCTTTTTGCAAAATCTCCTACAAACAGAAACTTTGACCCCCCTGTACCTTCTATACTGAAGAAAGGCAAGAACAACCGAGCATTGAACAAAGGTCGCTATATGACAATATCGAGTTCAGAGCCAGTGAAACTAGAGAAGAGCTCACCACAGTCACCTAAACTCCACAGCCAGGCTGGGGATCTCATTTCTTCA ATGGATGTTCCTGACATTGTGAAGAGCTCTCGTGCACGGGATGAACAAATTGATGAGCGCACCATTGAGAGAGAGATT TTGTATTTCCCTGAGAAAGTTACGATTCCTGAGCGATACATGCCAGACTCGGATGACGAGAGCGTCACTGAGGATGAGAAGGCCGCAAGGAGAGAAAAGGCTGACAAGATCAAACGCATCCTTACTCAACAGAG TCACTATCGTTACCCTCCTTTAGAG CGTTCACTCCCTGTCACAGCCCGACGTGAGCAAGGTGGCAGGGGAGGTGCACGAGAGAGTGGAGCGCGAAAAAGAGAAGCGCGCGCTGCTGCTCGGTATCAACCAGGAGCTTGCAGAACAGGTCAAACGCAAGTCACTGCAGTACGCAG TGTCTTTTGGCCAGGA CTGAGCGTAGGAAGACGTGGTCAGGCTCAACCAACAAGCAAGACATGA
- the LOC128230418 gene encoding uncharacterized protein LOC128230418 isoform X7, whose translation MAAKLLGERLPPQWSYGVTRDGRIFFIDDQSRQTTWVHPLTGEPVQTGYSTLPDLPAGWEQALTIDGTVYYLDHNRRVTTFDHPITGQPLMKSGDRFGTLISPGMGGPARKGSGKARGIKTPSAARGENSKVILRGWLQKQDSGALKLWKKKWCVLADFGLFFYKDEGESNCIGSILLPSYDIKQCKANEVNKKFAFKAEHENMKTFYFAADNQVEMDKWVEALRMASLVQRAPGSGHLPKLIPKSPIMSWDDDVDSPGISPPDMQQYPFSGNHGETSKRRGPDMDSSFQDRQSLQPSLNLQNYGDPYQGQGQQNDYRPGNGFGTFPRNDRGQGQGPRSTNGYGPSDPRYPPDRMDRNRGSQRSNLSQGHSVHDDQRSMSSQRSNQYPSNTMPRNMRPNQFDNSVRPNQLDSSMRSVGSQRSQGYNSLPRDSRSQLGPPIEGQDRPYGHSSPRQPPPNQTAMKGKEDNPYMMMTPHSQQRNERKMDPLKHSNRPLPQEPPPEPLKEKGRSGGGDYASLTRIREKWPNQQLSDRPGVEAPIDREEDQPVLSPTQQRRPDLYVDVPHTYVNVYDESQVRNRDQPPELPSRPPLPVEMRPKLVEDIASSRSPNTQKEMLMAERNLETRMQQPSFFNYPTPTRESLPAFPQNQDSPRSQYSQRSQRSNEQRSQQPSLPQRPDLGGVSSLPENQGHYNVNDPYIKPQHSHMYDHKDSAMLSGHLDGSDATLTNEDERNDKISEFYGLGKYNPKNADNRKDKNRFMSDMDVRANTLPSQPISGVTGEKDFRLRSLPDHVQSMPALYHEQQPLSIVVSDRNQVINSYMNLTPNTSHVSEDPSMSRSDENTERKSAFRRLSSSGSNSLQRIPSGDMGSMSSGYPSLGHSGDYSKSQRYPDQEYIQPQKAMPASSQMSQNKYPWKQDTQQRKPNGPVAPGFTGGQGQKGKRSAAPIQTVKEEPDMPDSQVLQTDLPKRNFLLDGPRLRMSISATDLLGKTHDELVLLLIQLRRDKADLTEQRDSIRKINEQNRPAEFYYRKMLEEGRAMDGEKEAQHRQYQDTKHKLEDVEKKLEVYKPLVNLVCNMVTMGSLYGGDNFMLATEYRKHLLSPEQYSPPKKMLEFSRRNQEEQIVKGIEEDVRHLTEEQADLESKELEEKLERLYSLDRVMQDQSFQVTSLKEDREMLEKALGGLLKKQDQHCTNPRELDVLIQQQKTIERELSRVLQQLAEASKELEETTAENNKLEHEVALLRSKVHGNVSRSKSAPALSSESLRTKMKMEKDLARVKNIMAGLSQEGARLQEMISTLKKPRPGEPGIASSQGQDQQDSGRQQGREGSTYFETDLDSGESKDLGQVTALLASFPRAGQSPGISSPPSSVEQGTSAFRTVSPSSRDVERTFHASPVQASPVHASPVRASPVQATIQAATQQQLETNVEMDGSPNQWDIGDADDNTKRFFGLIPKNLPKQQTVRDVKRNAEARKKKEDDPPPLRVGVIPSDYSDSVNHVYENLPQQKTAPADDTEEKKPWAPSVNTDVANPSGTQRRRSNLHLMTPKPFSLNSKPTPFTSVYTSFSTASQILPQTDAPLLNHNTQLSQSQPSFETMNFEKSQSNATYKPTEPIKMQHTNKTPPPPPVRDSSRYRTSEVNPQSFQDLFAKSPTNRNFDPPVPSILKKGKNNRALNKGRYMTISSSEPVKLEKSSPQSPKLHSQAGDLISSMDVPDIVKSSRARDEQIDERTIEREILYFPEKVTIPERYMPDSDDESVTEDEKAARREKADKIKRILTQQSVHSLSQPDVSKVAGEVHERVEREKEKRALLLGINQELAEQVKRKSLQYAVSFGQD comes from the exons ATGGCTGCCAAATTATTAGGGGAGCGCCTTCCTCCTCAATGGAGTTATGGAGTAACAAGAGATGGAAGAATATTCTTTATTGA TGACCAGTCCCGACAGACAACCTGGGTTCACCCTTTAACTGGAGAACCAGTCCAGACTGGCTACTCAACACTTCCTG atctACCAGCTGGCTGGGAGCAGGCGCTTACCATCGATGGTACAGTGTATTACCTAGA TCACAACCGGCGTGTAACAACATTTGACCACCCAATCACAGGGCAGCCCCTCATGAAAAGTGGGGACAGGTTTGGGACTCTGATTAGCCCGGGAATGGGTGGCCCTGCTCGCAAGGGGAGTGGAAAGGCTCGTGGCATTAAGACCCCATCGGCAGCCCGCGGTGAAAACTCAAAGGTCATTCTGCGAGGGTGGCTCCAGAAACAG GATAGTGGAGCTTTAAAACTGTGGAAAAAGAAATGGTGTGTGTTAGCAGACTTTGGCCTGTTCTTCTACAAGGACGAGGGTGAGTCCAACTGTATAGGCTCTATCCTGCTGCCCAGCTATGACATCAAACAGTGCAAGGCCAACGAAGTGAACAAGAAATTCGCCTTCAAGGCCGAGCATGAAAACATGAAGACGTTTTACTTTGCTGCGGATAACCAGGTGGAAATGGACAAATGGGTTGAGGCTCTCAGAATGGCCTCACTGGTTCAGAGGGCCCCAGG gtCAGGACACTTGCCAAAGCTGATCCCTAAATCACCGATCATGAGCTGGGATGATGATGTAGACAGTCCTGGTATTTCCCCGCCAGATATGCAACAGTACCCATTCTCTGGTAACCATGGTGAGACATCTAAACGCAGGGGGCCAGACATGGACTCTAGCTTCCAGGACAGGCAGTCATTACAGCCTAGCCTAAACCTCCAGAATTATGGGGACCCATACCAAGGTCAAGGCCAACAAAATGACTACAGACCTGGTAATGGGTTTGGGACATTCCCACGCAACGATAGAGGGCAGGGTCAAGGACCCAGGTCCACTAATGGTTATGGACCAAGTGACCCGAGATACCCTCCTGATAGAATGGACAGAAACAGAGGGTCTCAGAGGTCAAATCTTAGCCAAGGTCACAGTGTGCACGATGACCAAAGATCAATGTCAAGTCAAAGATCAAATCAATACCCATCAAATACAATGCCACGGAACATGAGGCCAAATCAGTTTGATAATAGTGTGAGGCCAAACCAGCTGGATTCGAGTATGAGAAGTGTAGGGTCACAGAGAAGTCAAGGTTACAACTCCCTGCCTAGAGACTCAAGGTCACAGTTAGGTCCTCCAATTGAGGGTCAGGACAGGCCATATGGGCACTCATCACCAAGACAACCACCCCCAAACCAAACTGCCATGAAGGGGAAGGAAGACAACCCCTACATGATGATGACCCCTCATAGCCAACAAAGAAATGAGAG GAAAATGGACCCCCTTAAACACAGTAACCGACCCCTACCACAGGAACCACCTCCGGAGCCGTTAAAAGAAAAAGGACGTTCAGGGGGAGGTGACTACGCAAGTCTCACACGCATTAGAGAAAAATGGCCCA ATCAGCAGTTGTCGGACAGACCAGGTGTTGAGGCCCCAATTGATCGTGAGGAAGACCAGCCTGTACTGTCACCAACCCAGCAGAGGAGGCCTGACCTTTACGTTGACGTCCCACATACGTACGTCAACGTGTACGACGAGTCACAAGTCAGGAACAGAG ACCAGCCCCCTGAGCTGCCGTCCCGCCCACCCCTGCCTGTAGAGATGAGACCCAAACTCGTAGAAGACATCGCCAGTTCTCGTTCTCCTAACACACAGAAGGAGATGCTTATGGCAGAACGCAACCTGGAAACCCGCATGCAACAGCCATCATTCTTCAATTACCCAACACCAACTCGTGAATCTCTCCCTGCTTTCCCGCAAAACCAG GACAGTCCACGGTCCCAGTATTCCCAAAGGTCACAGAGGTCAAATGAGCAAAGGTCACAGCAGCCCTCATTGCCACAGCGACCAG ATTTAGGTGGTGTGTCTAGTTTGCCAGAAAACCAAGGGCACTACAATGTGAATGACCCCTATATAAAACCACAACACAGCCACATGTATGACCATAAAGATAGTGCCATGCTCTCAGGTCACTTAGATGGAAGTGATGCCACTTTAACAAATGAAGATGAACGTAATGACAAAATCAGTGAGTTCTATGGTTTAGGAAAGTACAATCCAAAGAATGCAGACAATAGAAAAGACAAGAATCGATTCATGTCTGACATGGATGTGCGAGCGAACACTCTGCCATCTCAGCCAATATCAGGAGTGACAGGAGAGAAGGATTTCCGACTCAGAAGTCTACCTGACCACGTCCAGTCCATGCCTGCTTTGTACCATGAGCAGCAGCCCCTTTCGATAGTTGTATCTGACCGGAACCAGGTGATCAACAGTTACATGAACCTGACCCCTAACACCAGTCATGTGTCAGAGGACCCATCTATGAGCAGATCTGACGAGAATACGGAGAGAAAGTCTGCATTCCGACGCCTTTCCTCCTCCGGCAGCAATTCTCTCCAGCGCATTCCCAGTGGAGACATGGGGTCCATGTCCAGTGGCTACCCTAGTCTTGGTCACTCAGGAGATTACAGTAAATCACAGCGCTACCCTGATCAGGAATACATACAGCCTCAAAAGGCAATGCCTGCAAGCTCGCAGATGTCTCAGAATAaatatccatggaaacaag ATACACAACAAAGAAAGCCAAATGGCCCAGTGGCACCAGGCTTCACGGGCGGTCAAGGTCAGAAGGGTAAACGATCAGCTGCTCCTATACAGACTGTGAAGGAGGAGCCAGATATGCCAGACTCACAAGTCCTG CAAACAGATCTTCCGAAGCGTAACTTCCTGCTGGATGGTCCAAGACTAAGAATGAGTATATCAGCAACAGACCTGCTGGGAAAAACT CATGATGAGCTGGTACTGCTACTGATCCAGCTACGCCGTGACAAGGCCGACCTGACCGAGCAGCGTGATTCCATCAGGAAAATCAATGAGCAGAACAGACCTGCTGAGTTCTACTACAGGAAGAT GCTGGAGGAGGGTCGTGCTATGGATGGGGAGAAAGAGGCACAGCACCGGCAGTACCAGGATACGAAACACAAACTCGAGGATGTTGAGAAAAAG CTGGAGGTGTACAAGCCACTGGTAAACCTGGTATGTAACATGGTCACCATGGGCAGTCTGTACGGTGGCGACAACTTCATGCTTGCAACAGAATACAGGAAG CACTTGCTGTCCCCGGAGCAGTACTCTCCTCCAAAGAAGATGCTAGAGTTTTCACGGCGTAACCAGGAGGAGCAGATCGTTAAGGGGATAGAGGAAGATGTGAGGCACCTCACCGAGGAACAGGCTGACTTAGAG AGTAAAGAGTTGGAG GAGAAGCTGGAGCGGCTGTACAGTCTTGACCGAGTGATGCAGGACCAATCCTTCCAGGTCACCTCCCTCAAGGAGGACAGG GAGATGCTAGAGAAGGCGTTGGGCGGCCTGTTGAAGAAGCAGGACCAGCACTGCACGAACCCTCGTGAGCTGGACGTCCTTATACAGCAGCAGAAAACCATTGAGAGGGAACTCTCCCGTGTCCTTCAACAGCTGGCTGAGGCTTCCAAG GAGCTGGAGGAGACGACGGCTGAGAACAACAAGTTGGAACACGAAGTTGCCTTGCTCAGGTCCAAGGTGCACGGCAACGTCTCACGCAGCAAGAGTGCTCCTGCACTG TCGAGCGAGTCTCTGCGTACGAAGATGAAGATGGAGAAGGATCTTGCCCGGGTGAAGAACATCATGGCAGGGCTCTCCCAGGAAGGAGCCCGCCTTCAGGAGATGATCTCAACACTCAAGAAGCCCAGACCCGGAGAACCGGGCATAGCCTCAT CACAGGGACAGGATCAGCAGGACTCTGGGAGACAACAAGGCAGGGAGGGATCAACATACTTTGAGACAGACCTTGACTCTGGGGAATCAAAGGACCTTGGGCAGGTAACAGCCCTCCTTGCCTCATTTCCACGGGCAGGTCAGTCCCCGGGCATCAGCAGTCCACCTTCCAGTGTTGAGCAGGGGACCAGCGCATTCAGAACAGTG AGCCCATCAAGCCGAGATGTTGAGAGAACATTCCATGCCTCCCCTGTCCAGGCCTCCCCTGTCCATGCCTCCCCAGTGCGAGCCTCCCCTGTCCAGGCGACCATTCAGGCAGCCACCCAACAACAACTAGAG ACAAATGTGGAGATGGATGGCTCCCCCAACCAGTGGGACATCGGAGATGCCGACGACAACACCAAGAGATTCTTCG GGTTGATACCAAAGAATCTGCCAAAACAGCAAACTGTGAGAGATGTGAAGAGGAATGCTGAGGCCCGGAAAAAGAAGGAAGATG ATCCACCCCCGCTTCGTGTTGGCGTTATTCCCTCAGATTATAGTGACTCCGTCAACCATGTATATGAAAACCTTCCCCAGCAGAAGACAGCACCTGCAGATGATACAGAAGAGAAAAAGCCATGGGCACCATCTGTGAATACAGATGTGGCAAACCCCTCCGGCACTCAAAGAAGAAGATCTAATCTGCACTTAATGACTCCTAAACCTTTTTCTTTGAACAGTAAACCTACTCCTTTCACTAGTGTATATACATCTTTCTCTACTGCAAGCCAGATTCTTCCCCAAACAGATGCACCTTTACTTAATCATAATACTCAGTTAAGCCAATCACAGCCTTCATTTGAAACTATGAATTTTGAAAAGAGCCAATCAAACGCAACTTATAAACCCACAGAGCCAATCAAAATGCAGCATACAAACAAGACCCCACCTCCTCCACCAGTGAGAGACTCCAGTAGATATAGAACATCTGAGGTGAATCCACAGAGTTTCCAGGACCTTTTTGCAAAATCTCCTACAAACAGAAACTTTGACCCCCCTGTACCTTCTATACTGAAGAAAGGCAAGAACAACCGAGCATTGAACAAAGGTCGCTATATGACAATATCGAGTTCAGAGCCAGTGAAACTAGAGAAGAGCTCACCACAGTCACCTAAACTCCACAGCCAGGCTGGGGATCTCATTTCTTCA ATGGATGTTCCTGACATTGTGAAGAGCTCTCGTGCACGGGATGAACAAATTGATGAGCGCACCATTGAGAGAGAGATT TTGTATTTCCCTGAGAAAGTTACGATTCCTGAGCGATACATGCCAGACTCGGATGACGAGAGCGTCACTGAGGATGAGAAGGCCGCAAGGAGAGAAAAGGCTGACAAGATCAAACGCATCCTTACTCAACAGAG CGTTCACTCCCTGTCACAGCCCGACGTGAGCAAGGTGGCAGGGGAGGTGCACGAGAGAGTGGAGCGCGAAAAAGAGAAGCGCGCGCTGCTGCTCGGTATCAACCAGGAGCTTGCAGAACAGGTCAAACGCAAGTCACTGCAGTACGCAG TGTCTTTTGGCCAGGA CTGA